One window from the genome of Cucumis melo cultivar AY chromosome 12, USDA_Cmelo_AY_1.0, whole genome shotgun sequence encodes:
- the LOC103482752 gene encoding ABC transporter G family member 11, whose product MEIEASKSTGNGAVAIGLSPLSETLWREKTNTEIVGDVSARLTWKDLTVMVSLSNGEVQKVLEGLTGYAEPGTFTALMGPSGSGKSTLLDALSSRLASNAFLSGTILLNGRKTKLSFGAAAYVTQDDNLIGTLTVRETIAYSARLRLPDKMPWEEKRALIESTIIEMGLQDCADTVIGNWHLRGISGGEKRRVSIAIEILMRPRLLFLDEPTSGLDSASAFFVTQTLRALSRDGRTVIASIHQPSSEVFELFDQLYLLSGGKTVYFGQASEAYEFFAQAGFPCPALRNPSDHFLRCINSDFDKVKATLKGSMKLRFESSDDPLERITTAEAMRTLVDFYRSSQHCYAALEKVEEMSKYKGTVLDLGGSQASFFMQAFTLTKRSFINMSRDFGYYWLRLVIYVVVTICIGTIYLNVGTGYNSILARGSCASFVFGFVTFMSIGGFPSFAEDMKVFHRERLNGHYGVGSFVISNTISAMPFLLLITFLSGTICYFMVRLHPGFEHYLFFVLCLYASVTVVESLMMAIASVVPNFLMGIIIGAGIQGIFMLVSGYFRLPNDIPKPFWRYPMSYISFHFWALQGQYQNDLLGLSFDNQSPLLPKLPGEYILKVVFQIDLNRSKWVDLSVLFGMIVIYRLIFIIMIKINEDVTPWIRGYIARRRMQQKNGIVNTTVAPDGLTQSPSLRSYVANRTTRTSRR is encoded by the exons ATGGAGATTGAGGCGAGCAAATCGACGGGGAATGGGGCGGTGGCGATTGGGTTGAGTCCTTTGAGTGAGACGCTATGGCGAGAGAAGACGAACACGGAGATTGTTGGGGACGTTTCAGCAAGATTGACATGGAAGGATCTGACGGTGATGGTGAGCTTAAGCAACGGAGAAGTTCAGAAAGTTTTGGAAGGATTGACTGGTTACGCTGAGCCTGGAACTTTCACTGCTTTAATGGGACCTTCTGGTTCTGGAAAATCTACTCTTCTTGATGCTCTTTCTAGTCGTCTTGCTTCTAATGCCTTTCTTTCTGGTACCATTCTTCTCAATGGACGCAAAACTAAGCTCTCCTTCGGCGCTGCG GCATACGTGACTCAAGATGATAACCTGATCGGCACATTGACGGTGAGGGAGACGATAGCCTATTCAGCTAGGCTTCGTCTCCCGGACAAAATGCCATGGGAGGAGAAACGAGCTTTGATAGAGAGCACCATTATCGAGATGGGCCTTCAAGATTGTGCCGATACAGTCATTGGGAACTGGCATTTGCGCGGAATCAGTGGCGGCGAGAAGCGGCGGGTTAGTATCGCCATTGAAATTCTCATGAGGCCTCGATTGCTCTTTCTCGATGAACCTACAAGTGGACTCGACAG TGCTTCTGCTTTCTTTGTTACTCAAACATTGAGAGCTTTATCGAGAGATGGAAGAACAGTGATTGCCTCAATTCATCAGCCAAGTAGTGAGGTTTTTGAGCTGTTTGATCAACTTTACTTGCTGTCGGGTGGCAAAACTGTGTATTTTGGTCAAGCTTCAGAGGCTTATGAG TTCTTTGCTCAAGCTGGCTTTCCCTGTCCTGCTCTGAGGAACCCTTCTGATCATTTTCTTAGATGTATCAATTCAGACTTTGATAAAGTCAAGGCCACTCTCAAAGGTTCTATGAAATTAAgg TTTGAATCTAGTGATGATCCTTTGGAGAGAATCACCACGGCTGAAGCAATGCGAACTCTTGTCGACTTCTATCGTTCGTCACAACATTGTTATGCAGCATTAGAAAAAGTTGAGGAGATGTCTAAATAC AAAGGAACAGTGTTAGATTTGGGAGGGAGTCAAGCTAGTTTCTTTATGCAAGCGTTTACATTGACAAAACGTTCCTTTATCAACATGTCAAGGGACTTCGGTTATTATTGGCTCAGGCTTGTGATTTATGTTGTTGTTACAATCTGCATTGGAACCATCTATCTTAACGTTGGAACAGGCTATAACTCCATTCTg GCTAGAGGATCTTGTGCATCTTTCGTCTTTGGTTTCGTTACGTTTATGTCAATCGGAGGATTTCCGTCCTTTGCCGAGGATATGAAG GTTTTCCATAGGGAGAGATTGAATGGTCATTATGGCGTTGGTTCATTTGTCATCAGCAATACCATCTCAGCCATGCCATTCCTTCTACTAATCACCTTCCTTTCTGGAACTATTTGTTACTTTATGGTTCGCCTTCATCCCGGCTTCGAGCATTACTTGTTCTTTGTGTTGTGTCTTTACGCTAGCGTCACCGTAGTTGAAAGCTTGATGATGGCTATTGCCAGTGTTGTCCCCAACTTCCTTATGGGCATCATCATTGGTGCTGGAATTCAG GGTATCTTTATGTTAGTTTCTGGATACTTTAGGCTACCAAACGACATTCCGAAGCCATTTTGGCGCTATCCAATGTCATATATCAGCTTCCATTTCTGGGCATTGCAG GGCCAGTACCAGAATGATCTACTAGGCTTGTCGTTCGATAACCAGTCACCACTTCTTCCAAAGTTGCCAGGCGAATACATCCTAAAAGTAGTGTTTCAAATTGACTTGAACCGATCGAAATGGGTGGACCTCAGTGTCCTTTTCGGCATGATAGTAATCTACCGTCTCATCTTCATCATAATGATCAAGATTAACGAAGATGTGACTCCCTGGATCAGAGGATACATAGCAAGGAGAAGAATGCAACAGAAAAATGGTATTGTGAACACAACAGTTGCCCCAGATGGTCTCACTCAATCCCCTTCTTTAAGGAGTTATGTCGCCAACCGTACAACGAGAACGAGTCGGAGGTAA
- the LOC103482746 gene encoding uncharacterized protein LOC103482746 → MAQTTPFSFTDHKTTSNLERFLQCVTPSVPWRTLPRSCLHDLNSQWQQPDKDTVQYFTLGELWDYYDEWSAYGAGIPIQLNDSETATQFYVPYLSAIQIYTSKPVAPSRNRRYDIDMAECESDSWSDDSWSDNMSRSLSNNSSRTWDAVSEDSSFDQEGSWPLREKLGYLSLQYMEMSSPYWRVPFMDKITELTQTYPALNTLRSVDLSPASWMAVSWYPIYHIPSQKNDKDFATCFLTYHTLSSSFQDCSMNHEGKDGCSGSKSENGGQTYAKTSASTSTCLSPFGLATYRMQGDLWLMPETSDYERIVDLYHAADSWLKQLGVHHHDFNFFSLHSSL, encoded by the exons ATGGCTCAAACGACGCCGTTTAGTTTCACTGACCATAAAACCACCTCCAATTTGGAGCGCTTTCTTCAATGCGTTACTCCTTCTGTTCCTTGGCGAACTCTTCCTCGG AGCTGCCTTCATGATCTCAATAGTCAGTGGCAACAACCTGATAAAGATACTGTTCAATACTTCACACTTGGTGAGCTGTGGGATTACTACGACGAATGGAGTGCATACGGTGCCGGTATCCCTATACAACTGAATGATTCGGAAACTGCTACGCAGTTCTACGTGCCTTATCTGTCTGCAATTCAGATCTATACAAGCAAGCCTGTTGCCCCTTCCAG AAACCGAAGATACGATATTGACATGGCAGAATGTGAAAGCGATTCTTGGAGTGACGATAGCTGGAGTGATAACATGTCAAGATCCCTGAGCAACAACTCTAGCAGAACATGGGATGCGGTTTCTGAAGATTCGAGCTTCGACCAGGAGGGATCATGGCCTCTGAGGGAAAAACTTGGTTACCTCTCTTTACAATATATGGAGATGTCTTCTCCTTATTGGAGAGTGCCTTTTATGGACAAG ATAACAGAGCTAACTCAAACCTATCCTGCACTAAATACACTTAGGAGTGTGGATCTTTCTCCAGCTAGTTGGATGGCCGTTTCTTG GTACCCTATTTATCATATCCCTAGTCAGAAAAACGACAAAGACTTCGCGACGTGCTTTCTAACTTATCATACATTGTCCTCATCTTTCCAAG ATTGCTCTATGAATCATGAAGGGAAAGATGGATGTAGCGGTTCCAAATCCGAAAACGGGGGTCAAACCTATGCTAAAACTAGTGCTTCTACTTCTACTTGCCTCTCCCCATTTGGCCTGGCCACTTATAGAATGCAGGGAGATCTATGGTTGATGCCAGAGACGTCTGATTACGAAAGAATCGTCGATCTCTATCATGCTGCCGATTCATGGTTGAAGCAGCTTGGCGTCCATCATCACGACTTTAACTTCTTTTCTCTTCACTCAAGCTTGTAA
- the LOC127144322 gene encoding probable 2-oxoglutarate-dependent dioxygenase AOP1, translating into MATNMSDELPVVKFCSENLKSGTKEWVFTMEKVREALEEYGCFVALYDSVSAEVSSNMFDSLKELFDDVPLERKLQNVSEKPYHGYFGQNPLMPIHESMGIEHPILPTNINSFTNLMWPSRGNDSFRGSVTTYAKLVSELDERVKRMVFESYGVGNALKSHMESTKYLMRMIKYRVPKEKEMNLGAFPHTDKSFLTILHQNEVNGLQIKTRDNKWIQYHPFSSSSTSSFIVMAGDAFFVSSNGRIHSPPHRVIMSGNRERYSVGLFSFNNGIVQIPEELVDDKHPQLFNPFDHQDFLRFYSTERGQNSPCAIKAYCGVGNSLIDMDTRSPLLLH; encoded by the exons ATGGCAACAAATATGAGTGATGAACTCCCAGTTGTGAAGTTTTGTTCGGAGAATTTGAAGAGTGGAACGAAGGAATGGGTTTTCACAATGGAGAAAGTTCGAGAGGCTCTTGAAGAATATGGTTGTTTTGTAGCATTATACGACAGCGTTTCGGCAGAAGTAAGTTCGAATATGTTTGATTCTTTAAAAGAATTGTTCGATGATGTTCCATTGGAGAGGAAGCTTCAAAATGTTTCTGAGAAGCCATACCATGGCTACTTTGGTCAAAATCCTCTAATGCCAATCCATGAAAGTATGGGTATCGAACACCCCATTCTCCCCACCAATATCAATTCCTTCACTAATCTCATGTGGCCTTCTCGTGGAAACGACTCTTTCCG TGGAAGTGTGACGACGTATGCGAAATTGGTATCGGAATTGGACGAAAGGGTGAAAAGGATGGTGTTTGAAAGCTATGGGGTTGGGAATGCATTAAAAAGTCATATGGAATCAACAAAATATCTTATGAGAATGATAAAATATAGAGTCCCAAAGGAAAAAGAGATGAATTTGGGAGCTTTTCCTCATACTGATAAGAGCTTTCTCACAATTCTTCATCAAAATGAAGTCAATGGTTTGCAAATCAAAACAAGAGATAACAAATGGATTCAATATCAtcctttttcttcatcttcaaccTCATCTTTCATTGTCATGGCTGGAGATGCTTTCTTTGTAAGTTC CAATGGGAGGATTCACTCACCACCACATAGAGTGATAATGAGTGGAAATAGAGAGAGATATTCAGTTGGATTGTTTTCATTCAACAATGGAATCGTTCAAATTCCTGAAGAATTGGTTGATGACAAACATCCCCAATTGTTCAACCCCTTTGATCATCAAGACTTTCTTCGTTTCTATAGCACCGAGAGAGGTCAAAATTCTCCTTGTGCCATCAAAGCTTATTGTGGAGTTGGAAATAGCCTCATTGATATGGATACTCGAAGTCCTCTTCTCTTGCATTGA